A portion of the bacterium genome contains these proteins:
- a CDS encoding 50S ribosomal protein L25 — MGKEIKLSASKRETSGTSAAKALRRTGFVPAVVYGEKAACSIKINGRAFESMITHNASENLIVDLDVDGSVVKALLREVQHSVIKGEVLHADFLEISMTKKMRVTITIELKGEPVGVSQQSGILEHLLRQIEVECLPGDLVDSFEVDVTELGLGKTMMIRDIKLDAKYTVLTAGDVAVATVVAPREEKVDEAAAAAAAAPEVIGKKKEEGAAEGAAPVKGAAAPAKGAAAPAKAAAAKPAKK, encoded by the coding sequence ATGGGAAAAGAAATTAAATTGTCTGCGAGCAAACGCGAAACCTCCGGAACGTCGGCTGCCAAGGCCTTGCGCCGGACAGGCTTTGTGCCTGCCGTTGTGTACGGGGAAAAAGCCGCCTGTTCGATCAAGATCAATGGTCGTGCTTTCGAGTCGATGATTACGCATAACGCCAGTGAAAACCTGATTGTGGATCTGGATGTGGACGGCAGCGTGGTCAAGGCGTTGTTGCGCGAGGTCCAGCATAGCGTCATCAAGGGCGAAGTGCTGCATGCTGATTTCCTGGAAATCTCGATGACCAAGAAGATGCGCGTGACCATTACGATCGAGCTCAAGGGCGAGCCGGTGGGTGTGTCGCAACAGAGCGGTATCCTGGAGCACTTGCTGCGCCAGATCGAAGTCGAGTGTCTGCCGGGTGACCTGGTGGATTCCTTCGAGGTGGATGTGACCGAACTGGGCCTGGGCAAGACCATGATGATCCGGGACATCAAGCTGGATGCGAAGTACACGGTGTTGACCGCGGGTGATGTGGCTGTGGCCACGGTGGTGGCGCCTCGTGAGGAGAAGGTCGATGAAGCCGCAGCGGCGGCAGCAGCGGCTCCTGAGGTGATCGGCAAGAAGAAGGAAGAAGGGGCGGCGGAAGGTGCAGCTCCTGTGAAGGGTGCGGCAGCTCCTGCGAAAGGGGCGGCAGCTCCTGCGAAGGCTGCAGCGGCTAAGCCTGCCAAGAAATAA
- the rpsF gene encoding 30S ribosomal protein S6, translating to MYEGLFIFGETVQEERLKDLAAYVTSEIEKAGGKVLESRDMGRRSFARIMQKKESGFYLSVTFRIAADKISVLTSRYHLNDDVFRVQITRVDEKLLNKTPAVAPAVPA from the coding sequence ATGTACGAAGGATTGTTCATTTTTGGTGAAACCGTTCAAGAAGAGCGTTTGAAGGATCTGGCCGCTTATGTGACCAGTGAGATCGAAAAAGCCGGCGGCAAGGTTCTGGAATCCCGCGATATGGGACGCCGGTCATTTGCCCGGATTATGCAGAAAAAAGAGTCCGGATTCTACTTGTCGGTCACGTTCCGGATTGCTGCCGACAAGATCAGTGTGCTGACCTCCCGCTATCATTTGAATGACGATGTGTTCCGCGTTCAGATCACCCGCGTGGATGAGAAGTTGCTGAACAAGACGCCGGCAGTGGCCCCCGCGGTCCCTGCCTGA
- a CDS encoding ribose-phosphate pyrophosphokinase, with protein sequence MKIFTGTANPKLAQNIADSLGIPLGKAMVNRFPDGETAVKILENVRGRDVFIVQPTCHPANETLMELLIMVDALRRASAARITAVMPFYGYARQDRKDQPRVPITAKLVANILVAAGTNRLLTMDLHAQQLQGFFDIPVDHLYASPVIAKHLIDKKLSKLVVVSPDTGGLKMAHAYSEMLGAGLAIVAKQRKGPSEVEALTMVGDVRGCNCVLVDDLATTAGTLTTAARILKENGAEGIYAAVSHAVLTDVGVERLKNSQIKELVVTDTVPLLANPNGFPVTVLSVAGLLGEAILRIHDNQSVSSLFKV encoded by the coding sequence ATGAAGATTTTTACAGGTACAGCGAATCCGAAGTTGGCGCAGAACATTGCCGACTCGCTTGGCATCCCATTGGGGAAAGCGATGGTCAACCGTTTCCCCGATGGCGAGACGGCTGTGAAGATCCTTGAAAACGTCAGAGGCCGGGATGTCTTTATCGTCCAACCCACCTGTCATCCGGCGAATGAAACCCTGATGGAACTGCTGATCATGGTGGATGCGTTGCGTCGTGCCTCCGCCGCCCGGATTACCGCAGTAATGCCTTTTTACGGATATGCCCGGCAGGATCGCAAAGATCAGCCCCGCGTTCCGATCACCGCCAAACTGGTCGCCAATATCCTGGTGGCGGCGGGAACCAACCGGTTGCTGACGATGGATCTGCACGCCCAGCAGTTGCAGGGATTTTTCGACATTCCCGTGGACCATCTGTATGCGTCGCCGGTGATTGCCAAACATTTGATTGATAAGAAATTAAGCAAGCTGGTGGTCGTCTCCCCGGATACCGGTGGCCTCAAGATGGCACATGCCTATTCCGAGATGCTCGGGGCCGGGCTGGCCATTGTCGCGAAACAGCGCAAGGGCCCCAGTGAAGTGGAAGCATTGACCATGGTCGGTGATGTTCGCGGATGTAACTGTGTCCTGGTGGATGATCTGGCGACCACGGCCGGAACCCTGACCACGGCAGCCCGCATTCTCAAGGAAAATGGCGCCGAAGGCATCTATGCGGCCGTGTCGCATGCGGTGTTGACGGATGTCGGGGTTGAGCGGTTGAAAAACTCTCAGATCAAGGAACTGGTGGTCACGGATACAGTGCCGCTGCTGGCGAACCCGAATGGATTTCCCGTAACGGTGCTTTCCGTGGCGGGATTATTGGGGGAAGCCATTTTGCGCATTCATGACAATCAGTCAGTATCGTCGTTATTCAAGGTTTAG
- a CDS encoding aminopeptidase P family protein has protein sequence MILTTQGGRRRPRRRQVDQVPLRDEMKTKEYKMNVPQKLLALRKRMADRRVAALVVPSSDPHQSEYVGARWQTRKWASGFTGSAGTLVITLKSAALWTDGRYFLQAEKELQGSGIRLFKSREPKVPTINDWIIAQLKPGQTVAFDGQVFSVSAVRDMEKAFAGKKLKLKTHEDLCDQVWTDRPLPSQAPAIDFPVKFAGIGRSRKLAAVRARLAEKGADACLLSSLDDIAWLFNIRGNDVEHSPVVLAYALVGMKEAILFAERSKFSMVLQATLKKQGVTLRPYESVGPALKALKKGKALCYNPQRVNSRLIDAIPKGVRRLEEPLDITTELKAIKNPVEQANWDTAARLDGLALVKFFVWLERELARGGRVTEFTARETLKEFRQAAPEYRDDSFNAICGYQANAAMIHYTVDRDSAAQLKPKGLFLVDSGGNYFEGTMDTTRTVALGPVSPAARRHYTLVLKGMIALSRVCFPAGLTGTHLDALARLPLWGDGVNYKHGSGHGVGAYLNVHEGPHGFTSVWSPSAFKPGMVVTIEPGFYREGKYGIRIENMALVAEAGNAGYGPFLRFDTLTLCPIDTAPLILALLTPEERAWLNAYHKTVWTRLSPELEGPALAWLKRKTRPV, from the coding sequence ATGATTTTAACAACTCAGGGTGGCCGCCGGCGTCCCCGGCGGCGGCAGGTCGATCAGGTGCCCTTGAGGGACGAAATGAAGACCAAGGAATATAAAATGAATGTGCCGCAAAAACTTTTGGCTCTGAGGAAACGGATGGCGGATCGCAGGGTGGCGGCCCTGGTGGTGCCGTCCTCGGATCCCCATCAGAGCGAATATGTGGGAGCACGGTGGCAAACTCGGAAGTGGGCCTCCGGGTTTACCGGATCAGCTGGAACGTTAGTGATTACCTTGAAGTCTGCCGCACTCTGGACGGATGGCCGGTATTTCCTCCAGGCTGAAAAAGAGCTGCAGGGGAGCGGGATCAGGCTTTTCAAGAGCCGGGAGCCGAAGGTGCCGACCATTAACGACTGGATCATCGCCCAATTGAAGCCCGGCCAGACCGTTGCCTTCGACGGACAGGTCTTTTCGGTCTCGGCCGTACGGGACATGGAGAAAGCCTTCGCTGGTAAAAAGTTGAAACTCAAAACGCATGAAGATCTGTGCGATCAGGTGTGGACGGATCGTCCGCTTCCCTCGCAGGCGCCCGCGATCGATTTTCCTGTGAAATTTGCGGGGATCGGACGGAGCCGGAAACTGGCAGCCGTGCGCGCCAGGTTGGCAGAAAAAGGAGCCGACGCCTGCTTGCTCTCTTCCCTGGACGATATCGCCTGGCTATTCAATATCCGGGGAAATGACGTGGAGCATTCACCGGTGGTGCTGGCTTATGCGCTGGTCGGGATGAAGGAAGCCATCCTCTTTGCTGAGCGTTCAAAATTCTCAATGGTCTTGCAAGCCACTCTCAAGAAACAGGGAGTGACCTTGCGTCCCTATGAGTCGGTCGGCCCCGCCCTCAAAGCTCTAAAAAAGGGAAAGGCGCTTTGTTATAACCCGCAACGGGTGAATAGCCGGCTGATCGATGCCATTCCGAAGGGGGTGCGCCGGTTGGAAGAGCCGCTGGATATCACCACGGAATTAAAGGCCATAAAAAATCCCGTTGAGCAGGCGAATTGGGATACGGCCGCTCGGCTGGATGGTTTGGCGCTGGTGAAGTTCTTCGTCTGGCTTGAGCGTGAGCTGGCGCGCGGGGGGCGGGTAACGGAGTTTACCGCCAGGGAAACGCTCAAGGAATTCCGTCAGGCGGCGCCGGAGTATCGGGATGATAGTTTCAATGCGATATGCGGCTATCAGGCGAATGCGGCGATGATCCACTATACGGTCGACCGTGACTCGGCGGCTCAGCTCAAGCCAAAAGGCCTGTTTCTGGTGGATTCCGGCGGGAACTACTTTGAAGGGACGATGGACACCACCCGGACGGTAGCGCTCGGGCCGGTATCACCGGCGGCACGACGCCACTATACGTTAGTCCTCAAAGGAATGATCGCCTTGAGCCGGGTCTGTTTTCCTGCCGGGTTGACCGGGACCCATTTGGATGCTTTGGCGCGACTCCCGTTGTGGGGAGATGGGGTGAATTACAAACATGGGAGCGGACATGGGGTGGGGGCTTACCTGAATGTCCATGAGGGACCGCATGGGTTCACCTCGGTCTGGAGTCCCAGCGCCTTTAAGCCTGGGATGGTCGTAACCATAGAGCCCGGGTTCTACCGCGAGGGCAAATACGGGATCCGGATTGAGAACATGGCCCTGGTGGCGGAGGCGGGCAATGCCGGCTACGGACCATTCCTGCGCTTTGACACGCTAACGCTGTGTCCCATTGATACGGCACCATTAATCTTGGCCTTACTGACACCGGAAGAGCGTGCTTGGCTGAATGCTTACCATAAGACCGTGTGGACCCGTCTTTCGCCAGAACTTGAGGGTCCGGCCTTGGCTTGGTTAAAACGGAAAACCCGCCCGGTGTAA
- a CDS encoding HD domain-containing protein, translated as MTKTLRELVQDREEKILDHPLATRSSASLGRQREEAEDPIRLAFQRDAHRILHCTAFRRLRYKTQVIFSPESDHVSTRVDHSLYMASIAQTISRALGLNQDLAYAIALGHDLGHGPFGHAGETALDKLWKRIDASQSFSHELHSLRVVDRLAFRPSTEEHGLNLTYEVRDGIVCHCGESTEQYLGPRAKPGPALDKIKRRGMVPFTLEGCVVRLADRIAYSGRDYEDALSVFGKMPALPKTVIRVLGADNRTIINNLVTDMIRTNLKTPERIGFSDDVFDAFTQLYRYNCKNIYYHPLLKEYAVRADNMLASIFDFELRELSSRRQTLWGLSADRDSVAVRELHHFIQKMYGKRDRPALSQIIIDHMSLMTDRYARSFFQEIFLPKPVG; from the coding sequence ATGACGAAGACCCTCAGAGAGCTTGTTCAGGACCGGGAGGAGAAGATATTGGATCATCCTCTGGCGACCCGCAGTTCGGCCAGTTTAGGCCGGCAGCGCGAGGAAGCGGAAGATCCCATCCGGTTGGCATTCCAGCGCGATGCCCATCGCATTCTTCATTGCACCGCGTTCCGGCGGCTCCGCTACAAGACCCAGGTGATTTTCTCGCCTGAAAGCGACCATGTCTCCACGCGGGTGGACCATTCCCTCTATATGGCCTCCATTGCGCAGACCATTTCCCGGGCGCTGGGCTTGAATCAGGATCTGGCCTATGCCATTGCGTTGGGGCATGATCTGGGGCATGGCCCGTTTGGCCATGCCGGCGAAACGGCCCTGGACAAACTCTGGAAGCGCATTGATGCCTCGCAGTCATTTTCCCATGAACTGCACAGCCTGCGGGTGGTGGACCGGCTCGCTTTCCGGCCCTCCACGGAAGAGCATGGCCTGAACCTGACGTATGAGGTACGCGATGGAATTGTATGCCATTGCGGGGAGAGCACGGAACAGTACCTGGGGCCGCGTGCCAAGCCGGGGCCAGCCCTTGATAAAATCAAACGCCGCGGGATGGTCCCTTTTACACTGGAAGGCTGCGTGGTGCGGCTGGCGGACCGGATTGCCTATTCCGGGCGGGATTATGAGGATGCCCTGAGCGTGTTCGGGAAGATGCCGGCGTTGCCCAAAACGGTGATCCGGGTATTAGGCGCGGACAACCGCACCATTATTAATAATCTGGTGACGGATATGATCCGCACCAATCTCAAAACCCCGGAGCGGATCGGGTTTTCGGATGATGTCTTCGATGCCTTCACCCAGCTCTATCGTTATAACTGCAAGAATATTTACTATCATCCGCTCCTGAAGGAATATGCGGTGCGCGCAGACAATATGCTCGCCAGTATCTTTGACTTTGAGCTGCGGGAGCTTTCGTCGCGTCGCCAAACCCTGTGGGGATTATCTGCAGACCGGGATTCGGTTGCGGTCCGTGAGCTGCATCATTTCATCCAGAAAATGTATGGTAAGCGGGATCGTCCGGCCTTGTCCCAGATCATCATCGACCATATGTCGCTGATGACGGACCGTTATGCGCGGAGCTTCTTCCAGGAAATATTCCTGCCCAAGCCGGTGGGGTGA
- a CDS encoding toxin-antitoxin system HicB family antitoxin — translation MKTIQARLPDSIHGKVRRLANDEHMSLNQFMVTSISNEVIRHETSDFFREASARFNEEAFKDALASVPDVPAQANDSNFRTATGIGYWG, via the coding sequence ATGAAAACGATACAGGCTCGCCTTCCAGATTCTATTCACGGGAAAGTGCGCAGATTGGCTAACGATGAGCATATGTCTCTCAATCAATTCATGGTGACATCCATCTCCAATGAAGTGATTCGCCATGAGACCAGCGATTTCTTCCGGGAAGCCTCCGCTCGTTTCAATGAAGAGGCCTTCAAGGATGCTCTGGCCTCCGTGCCTGATGTGCCCGCGCAGGCAAACGATTCTAATTTCAGGACAGCGACAGGTATCGGCTATTGGGGATAA
- a CDS encoding excinuclease ABC subunit UvrC: MITIPDKVRRKLQELPDQPGCYLMRDRRGKIIYIGKAASLRKRVQSYFRTSTWVRADPKLRGLIRSVDDFDIVVLRNEAEALLTEGQLIKDYKPRYNVDLRDDKRFLMLRIDLAEPWPQFKGVRIRRDDGAVYLGPYVNSVATRVAMDFVEKHFGLRKCAPREPDAIQHKHCLNDIVRFCSAPCIGRITREAYLEKVAAACAFLRGETPALLEAMRESMAEAAAHHHFEEAAALRDTWFMLREITHQRARVASTPEIKAEDAKAGIKGLQEALNLTTPPRMIECYDISNISGTHSVASMVCAVDGMPSPNRYRHFRIRTVHQADDPAMMAEVIRRRFERLQRDGGNGPDLLVVDGGLSQLNAARGELLLLGVTHVPVIGLAKRFEEIHVPGQAAPLRLPSDSKALYVLQRIRDEAHRFALAYHRRLRGRRLRESALDEIPGMGEKRKMALLNHFGSVLRLQRASAEEIAAVPGVSLTSAKTINEWLRARSSPGTHHG; this comes from the coding sequence GTGATCACGATTCCAGATAAAGTGCGGCGGAAACTGCAGGAACTCCCCGATCAGCCGGGGTGTTATCTCATGCGGGACCGGCGGGGTAAGATTATTTACATCGGCAAGGCGGCCTCGTTGCGTAAACGCGTTCAGTCCTACTTCCGCACCAGTACCTGGGTAAGGGCTGACCCCAAACTACGCGGCTTGATCCGGAGTGTGGACGATTTCGATATCGTGGTCCTGCGCAATGAGGCCGAAGCCCTGCTGACGGAAGGCCAGCTGATCAAGGATTATAAGCCCCGTTATAACGTTGATTTGAGGGATGACAAGCGGTTCCTGATGCTCCGGATTGATCTGGCCGAGCCCTGGCCCCAGTTCAAAGGGGTACGCATCCGGCGTGATGATGGCGCGGTGTATCTCGGGCCTTATGTCAATTCCGTCGCCACCCGGGTGGCCATGGATTTTGTGGAGAAGCATTTCGGCTTGCGCAAATGTGCCCCGCGTGAACCTGATGCGATCCAACACAAACACTGCCTCAACGATATTGTCCGGTTCTGTTCCGCCCCCTGTATCGGACGGATCACCCGGGAGGCCTACCTGGAAAAGGTTGCCGCCGCGTGTGCCTTTCTGCGCGGGGAGACGCCCGCCCTGCTCGAGGCCATGCGGGAAAGCATGGCGGAGGCGGCAGCCCACCATCATTTTGAAGAGGCGGCGGCGTTGCGCGACACCTGGTTCATGCTCCGGGAGATCACGCACCAGCGCGCACGGGTGGCGTCCACTCCGGAAATCAAGGCGGAGGATGCCAAGGCCGGGATAAAGGGGTTGCAGGAGGCGTTGAACCTGACTACACCGCCCCGGATGATTGAATGCTATGACATTTCCAATATTTCCGGGACCCACTCGGTGGCCAGTATGGTGTGCGCCGTGGATGGCATGCCTTCGCCCAATCGCTACCGTCACTTCAGGATCCGGACCGTGCATCAGGCGGATGATCCCGCCATGATGGCGGAGGTGATCCGCAGGCGGTTTGAGCGGTTACAGCGGGATGGCGGAAACGGTCCTGATCTGCTGGTGGTGGACGGCGGGTTGTCGCAGTTGAATGCGGCGCGGGGTGAATTGCTGCTGCTGGGGGTGACCCACGTGCCGGTGATCGGCCTGGCGAAGCGGTTTGAGGAAATTCATGTTCCAGGGCAGGCGGCACCGCTCCGACTGCCATCGGATTCAAAAGCACTCTATGTGTTGCAACGGATTCGGGATGAGGCGCATCGGTTCGCGCTGGCCTATCACCGGCGGCTGCGGGGACGCCGTCTGAGGGAGTCGGCCCTGGATGAGATTCCCGGGATGGGGGAGAAGCGCAAGATGGCCCTCCTGAATCATTTCGGGTCCGTGCTCCGGCTTCAGCGCGCCTCGGCGGAAGAAATTGCCGCCGTGCCCGGCGTGAGCCTGACCTCCGCCAAAACCATCAATGAATGGCTGCGGGCGAGGAGTTCTCCAGGAACTCATCATGGATGA
- the pth gene encoding aminoacyl-tRNA hydrolase: MKIVVGLGNPGAEYERTPHNMGFLLVDCLAERLGCKLKAGSKFDAFVGSAVYAGEELILVKPQTFMNNSGRAVGAVLNYRKVSPADLLVVVDDADIPLGTLRLRKKGSAGGHRGLASINEILGTTEYARVRVGIGRGATHDDLVDHVLGKFGREEWAVVQKAIGETADAVQVILEKGMDFAMNRFNARQENPAGLDDVTAGGKKQ, from the coding sequence GTGAAAATAGTAGTGGGACTTGGCAATCCGGGTGCGGAATACGAGCGAACGCCGCACAACATGGGTTTTTTGCTGGTGGATTGCCTGGCGGAACGCTTGGGTTGCAAGCTGAAAGCCGGTTCAAAATTTGATGCGTTTGTCGGGTCTGCGGTGTATGCCGGCGAGGAGTTGATCCTCGTAAAGCCTCAAACGTTTATGAATAATAGCGGTAGGGCGGTCGGGGCGGTGTTAAATTACCGCAAGGTAAGCCCGGCGGATCTGCTGGTAGTGGTGGATGATGCGGATATTCCGCTCGGAACACTGCGCCTCCGTAAAAAGGGTAGCGCAGGTGGACATCGGGGATTGGCGTCAATCAACGAGATCCTGGGGACGACGGAATACGCACGGGTACGGGTCGGGATCGGGCGTGGGGCGACTCACGATGATCTGGTAGACCATGTGCTTGGAAAGTTCGGACGCGAGGAGTGGGCGGTGGTCCAGAAAGCGATCGGGGAAACGGCTGATGCTGTTCAGGTCATTCTGGAAAAAGGCATGGATTTTGCGATGAACCGCTTTAATGCCAGGCAGGAAAATCCGGCCGGCTTAGACGATGTAACGGCAGGAGGAAAAAAGCAGTGA
- a CDS encoding glycosyl hydrolase has product MKDIDTISALDLHHPPNEFTSAPFWVWNDFVTPEQLEQTLSALAEQHIRQVIVHPRPGLMTPYLSEDWFALWTYALKLARQHNVRLWIYDENSYPSGFAGGHVPEVMPESRALGLTVDSNRVVTQVQAGESPWYGGRFHTDLIRPGVTEKFLEVTLEPYRRRFGAEFGRAIPGVFTDEPHLRPCGDIHWTPDLPEQFSQRWGEDIYEGLPYLKEACEKGQAFRHHYFQLINELFVDRWAKPYYRYCEKAGMEFTGHYWEHGWPNCATVPDNMAMSAWQQRPGIDLLFSEYAEGPHAQFGNTRIVLELASVANQTGRVRTLCETYGGSGAEMTFEDYKRVGDWVTVLGVNTINEHLSSISLRGARKRDYPPTFSYHSPWMECYGVLVDYFARVSCALSQGRQLNPCLVLEPTSTAWIHHFADEARLKEIGDKFQAFVVALAQRQLEFDLGSEHIIQERGSVTMTAEGQARFQVGECAYEVVVIPAEMETINRVTFDLLERFLEQGGTVLSCAGSDLPSHVDGRRTAECERLRSSKGWHFVNQSEVSEKVTERCNPAVRVLLDPSNKGLVHHHRRQLSDGDIVFITNTSKTSSAEGQVVARAKGAREVCLDNGAVFVRAVSRQADGQIAVSFTLPPCGSTLLYLDTVDTAATESVSPPCFLSGGTTSVSSGVPVALSNFSVRRLDDNNLILDYVDVEAGGELKTSLYWKPAAEFIFQKNGLQGNPWDHAVQFRDELLKTTFPAASGFRATYHFTVETAVPGRLLAVVERPDLYRVTCNDIEIKAQPGVWWIDRAFGLLDIAGAARVGENTLTIKASPMTVFHEFEAAHIVGDFSLRAVEKGFVIAPPRPLGPGNWSQQGLPLYGHRVMYSATFILPVSTGKRVRVLLPAWSGVVAKVVVNGKEAGVIYHQPMECDITESVVPGENTVDLVVYGSLRNPLGPHLGVGRLNITDPWAWGKGPQFDQPPGRDYYSVGYGLDTPFEVLLG; this is encoded by the coding sequence ATGAAAGATATCGATACTATTTCCGCGCTCGATCTTCATCACCCGCCGAATGAATTCACCTCCGCCCCGTTCTGGGTTTGGAATGACTTCGTGACACCGGAACAGCTGGAGCAGACGCTTTCTGCGTTAGCCGAACAGCATATCCGGCAGGTCATTGTGCATCCCCGGCCCGGACTGATGACGCCCTATCTGTCCGAAGACTGGTTCGCCCTGTGGACTTATGCGCTGAAGCTGGCACGCCAGCATAATGTACGCCTTTGGATTTATGACGAGAATTCCTATCCCTCGGGATTTGCCGGCGGCCATGTGCCTGAGGTGATGCCGGAATCCCGTGCGCTCGGGCTCACCGTGGATTCGAATCGGGTTGTTACGCAGGTGCAGGCCGGGGAATCACCCTGGTACGGCGGGCGATTCCATACAGATTTGATCCGGCCCGGGGTAACGGAAAAATTTCTAGAGGTTACACTGGAGCCGTATCGCCGGCGCTTCGGGGCTGAATTCGGGCGGGCGATTCCGGGCGTTTTTACCGATGAGCCCCACCTCAGGCCCTGCGGGGACATTCACTGGACCCCTGATCTTCCCGAGCAGTTCAGCCAGCGCTGGGGCGAAGATATTTATGAGGGACTCCCGTATCTTAAAGAGGCGTGTGAAAAAGGACAGGCCTTCCGGCACCACTATTTTCAGTTGATCAATGAGCTGTTTGTGGATCGCTGGGCCAAACCCTATTACCGATATTGTGAAAAGGCGGGTATGGAGTTCACCGGCCATTACTGGGAGCACGGTTGGCCCAACTGTGCGACGGTCCCCGATAATATGGCGATGTCCGCCTGGCAACAGCGGCCGGGGATCGATCTGCTGTTCAGCGAATATGCGGAGGGGCCTCATGCCCAGTTCGGCAACACACGGATTGTCCTGGAACTTGCCAGCGTGGCCAATCAGACCGGGCGCGTCCGAACCCTGTGTGAAACATATGGTGGCAGCGGCGCGGAGATGACCTTTGAGGACTATAAGCGCGTCGGGGATTGGGTAACCGTGCTCGGCGTGAATACGATCAATGAGCACCTCTCCAGTATCTCTTTACGGGGTGCCCGTAAACGGGATTATCCCCCGACGTTTTCCTATCACTCGCCCTGGATGGAATGCTATGGGGTGTTGGTGGATTATTTTGCGCGGGTATCCTGCGCCTTGTCCCAGGGGCGGCAACTCAATCCCTGTCTTGTACTCGAACCAACCAGCACCGCTTGGATTCATCATTTTGCGGATGAGGCCCGGCTGAAGGAGATCGGGGATAAGTTTCAGGCGTTTGTCGTGGCATTGGCCCAACGCCAGCTTGAGTTTGACCTGGGGAGTGAGCATATCATCCAGGAGCGCGGCTCGGTCACGATGACGGCAGAGGGGCAAGCGCGTTTTCAGGTTGGTGAATGCGCCTATGAGGTGGTCGTGATTCCAGCCGAAATGGAAACCATCAACCGGGTGACTTTTGATCTGCTTGAACGGTTTTTGGAACAAGGGGGAACCGTCCTGTCCTGTGCCGGATCAGATCTGCCATCTCATGTCGATGGCCGGCGTACCGCTGAATGCGAGCGGCTGCGTAGCTCAAAAGGCTGGCATTTTGTGAATCAAAGCGAGGTGTCTGAGAAAGTGACGGAAAGGTGCAATCCGGCCGTGCGTGTGCTCTTGGATCCGTCTAATAAAGGGTTGGTGCATCATCATCGCCGCCAGTTAAGTGATGGGGACATTGTTTTCATCACAAATACCAGCAAAACGAGTTCTGCTGAGGGACAGGTTGTGGCCCGGGCTAAAGGGGCCCGTGAGGTCTGTCTGGATAACGGGGCTGTTTTCGTCCGTGCGGTTTCCCGGCAGGCCGATGGCCAGATTGCGGTCTCATTCACGCTGCCTCCCTGCGGCAGTACTCTGCTGTATCTGGATACGGTGGATACGGCCGCGACAGAGTCCGTCTCTCCTCCCTGTTTTCTCTCTGGCGGGACGACCTCCGTGTCGTCTGGTGTCCCTGTCGCCCTGTCCAACTTCTCCGTTCGTCGTCTGGACGATAACAACCTGATTCTGGATTATGTTGATGTGGAGGCAGGCGGGGAGCTCAAGACTTCGCTCTACTGGAAGCCCGCGGCGGAGTTTATTTTCCAGAAAAACGGGCTTCAGGGAAATCCGTGGGATCATGCGGTGCAGTTCCGGGACGAGCTTCTGAAAACGACGTTCCCGGCGGCAAGCGGTTTCCGGGCGACCTATCACTTTACCGTTGAGACGGCCGTTCCCGGCCGGTTGTTAGCGGTGGTGGAACGTCCCGACCTTTACCGGGTTACCTGCAATGACATTGAGATCAAGGCCCAACCCGGCGTCTGGTGGATTGATCGGGCCTTCGGGCTTCTGGATATTGCCGGAGCGGCAAGGGTGGGTGAAAATACCCTCACCATTAAAGCCTCTCCCATGACGGTGTTCCACGAGTTTGAGGCCGCGCATATTGTTGGCGATTTTTCCCTCAGGGCGGTCGAGAAAGGGTTTGTGATCGCCCCTCCCAGGCCCCTGGGGCCGGGGAACTGGAGTCAGCAGGGGTTGCCCCTTTATGGACATCGAGTGATGTATTCCGCCACCTTCATCCTGCCGGTCTCAACGGGGAAGCGGGTCCGGGTATTGCTGCCTGCCTGGAGCGGGGTAGTGGCGAAAGTGGTGGTCAACGGCAAGGAAGCGGGGGTGATTTATCATCAACCCATGGAGTGCGATATTACGGAGAGCGTGGTCCCGGGCGAAAATACCGTGGACCTGGTTGTCTATGGTTCCTTGCGCAATCCGCTCGGACCCCATCTGGGGGTCGGTCGCCTCAATATTACCGATCCCTGGGCTTGGGGAAAAGGACCTCAATTCGACCAGCCGCCGGGGCGTGATTACTATTCTGTGGGGTACGGACTGGATACGCCTTTCGAAGTTTTGCTCGGCTGA